From a single Epinephelus fuscoguttatus linkage group LG18, E.fuscoguttatus.final_Chr_v1 genomic region:
- the LOC125906160 gene encoding T-box-containing protein TBX6L-like, protein MQHVFDSKSNLSMPRSPPAADSYQQGCIRMTLENTDLWKSFHSIGTEMIITKHGRRMFPHCSISLYGLQPFANYVVMMDMVPVGNFKYKWKKEQWEVAGKAEPQPMSRTYMHPDSPAPGSHWMKQPLSFLKMKLTNNTLDQHGHIILHSMHRYYPRFHITQADSPYTVRWGPFQTFSFPETAFTAVTAYQNPKITKLKIDHNPFAKGFREGGTHSHSKRCRSNRSPPAKRAILDREALCSSPPGLQRMPSTSQSVKTGRDQVSTQQPLKGGDLTAWAVEQDPSESLHAEPLELQEYDYSCEEQMVPASVPYQPYRSLEYTRYPLPSNDVDATHTHVHPPPHPLATAEHNSQQHGYYHHPHHHSRAADWSQYPLFSYSCW, encoded by the exons ATGCAACACGTCTTTG ACTCCAAATCGAATCTGAGCATGCCCCGGTCCCCTCCAGCAGCTGACTCATACCAGCAGGGCTGCATCAGGATGACCCTGGAGAATACTGATCTGTGGAAGTCCTTTCACAGCATCGGGACAGAGATGATTATAACAAAGCACGGAAG GAGAATGTTCCCACACTGCAGCATCAGCCTATACGGGCTCCAACCTTTTGCAAATTACGTCGTCATGATGGATATGGTTCCTGTAGGCAACTTCAAATACAAG TGGAAAAAGGAGCAGTGGGAGGTCGCAGGGAAGGCAGAGCCCCAGCCCATGAGTCGGACATACATGCACCCGGACTCCCCTGCCCCAGGAAGTCACTGGATGAAACAGCCGTTGTCTTTCCTCAAGATGAAGCTCACCAACAACACCTTGGACCAGCACGGCCAT ATCATCCTGCACTCTATGCATCGCTACTACCCCAGGTTTCACATCACGCAGGCAGACAGTCCTTACACTGTTCGCTGGGGGCCTTTTCAGACCTTCTCCTTCCCAGAGACAGCCTTCACTGCAGTGACTGCTTACCAAAACCCAAAG aTCACCAAACTGAAGATCGACCACAACCCCTTCGCTAAGGGATTCAGGGAGGGAGGCACTCATTCACACAGCAAAAG gtGTCGATCAAATAGGAGTCCTCCAGCAAAAAGAGCCATACTAGACAGGGAAGCTCTTTGCAGCAGTCCTCCAG GCCTGCAGAGGATGCCCTCCACTTCTCAGTCAGTGAAGACAGGGAGAGATCAGGTTTCCACACAGCAGCCACTGAAGGGGGGTGACCTTACAGCCTGGGCTGTAGAGCAGGACCCATCTGAGAGTCTACATGCTGAGCCCCTGGAGTTGCAGGAGTATGACTACAGCTGTGAAGAACAGATGGTGCCTGCATCCGTGCCATACCAGCCCTACAG ATCTTTAGAGTACACCAGATATCCACTGCCTTCCAATGACGTAGACGCAACACACACCCACGTCCACCCTCCACCTCACCCACTCGCCACCGCCGAACACAACTCCCAACAACATGGCTACTACCACCATCCACACCACCACAGCCGTGCAGCAGACTGGAGCCAGTACCCGCTCTTCTCCTACTCCTgctggtga